In Methylocystis echinoides, one genomic interval encodes:
- the cimA gene encoding citramalate synthase: protein MMKERVTLYDTTLRDGAQTTGVDFSLEDKRQIAALLDDLGVDYVEGGYPGANPLDTEFFTTRPKLRARFSAFGMTRRQGRSVENDPGVAALLDSAADAVTFVAKSWDYQVKVALRSTEEDNLQGITQSVKAAVSKQKEAAVDCEHFFDGFKANPDYALACAKAAYDSGARWVVLCDTNGGTLPHEVERIVAEVVKVIPGDHIGVHCHDDTGQAVANSLAALRAGARQIQGTLNGLGERCGNANLTTIIPTLLLKEEFAERFEIGVSRDKLTHLTRVSHALDELLNRAPNRHAPYVGASAFATKAGIHASAVLTDPRTYEHVPPESVGNMRRVLVSDQAGRSNIISELTRLGVNVDKKDPRLTRLLDEVKDKEAQGYAYEGADASFFLLAKRVLGEAPHYFDIERYSVAVDRRFAKNGGFEDLGAEAIVKVNVHGESRISAAEGNGPVNALDLALRKDLGAYQRFIDDVRLVDYRVRVFQGGTDAVTRVLVECADGAGNRWSTVGVSANVIDASFEAIVDAINYKLLISGAT, encoded by the coding sequence ATGATGAAGGAACGCGTCACGCTTTACGACACGACGCTGCGCGACGGCGCGCAGACGACAGGCGTCGATTTCTCGCTCGAAGACAAGCGGCAGATCGCCGCCCTGCTCGACGACCTCGGCGTCGATTATGTCGAAGGCGGATATCCCGGCGCCAATCCGCTCGATACGGAGTTTTTCACGACGCGGCCGAAACTGCGCGCCCGCTTCTCCGCCTTCGGCATGACGCGGCGGCAGGGCCGTTCGGTCGAGAATGATCCCGGCGTCGCGGCGCTGCTCGACAGCGCGGCGGATGCGGTGACCTTTGTCGCGAAGAGCTGGGATTATCAGGTCAAGGTCGCTTTGCGCTCCACGGAAGAGGACAATCTCCAGGGCATTACGCAATCCGTGAAGGCCGCCGTGTCGAAGCAGAAGGAAGCGGCCGTCGACTGCGAGCATTTCTTCGACGGCTTCAAGGCCAATCCGGACTATGCGCTGGCCTGCGCCAAGGCCGCCTATGACTCTGGCGCGCGCTGGGTCGTGCTCTGCGACACCAATGGCGGAACGCTGCCGCATGAGGTCGAGCGCATTGTCGCCGAAGTGGTGAAGGTAATTCCGGGCGACCATATCGGCGTGCATTGCCATGACGACACCGGTCAGGCGGTCGCCAATTCGCTCGCCGCGCTGCGCGCCGGCGCGCGGCAAATTCAGGGCACGCTCAATGGTCTCGGCGAACGCTGCGGCAACGCCAATCTCACGACGATCATCCCGACGCTGCTCCTCAAGGAGGAGTTCGCCGAGCGGTTCGAGATCGGCGTGAGCCGCGACAAGCTCACCCACCTGACGCGCGTCAGCCATGCGCTCGACGAGCTGCTCAACCGCGCGCCGAACCGCCACGCGCCTTATGTCGGCGCGAGCGCCTTCGCCACCAAGGCGGGAATTCACGCCTCGGCCGTGCTCACCGATCCGCGCACCTATGAGCATGTGCCGCCGGAGAGCGTGGGCAATATGCGCCGCGTGCTGGTCTCGGATCAGGCGGGACGCTCGAACATCATTTCCGAACTGACGCGGCTCGGCGTCAACGTCGACAAGAAGGATCCGAGGCTCACGCGCCTCCTCGACGAAGTGAAAGACAAGGAGGCGCAGGGCTACGCCTATGAGGGCGCCGACGCCTCCTTCTTCCTGCTGGCCAAGCGCGTCCTCGGCGAAGCGCCGCATTATTTCGATATCGAGCGCTACAGCGTTGCGGTCGACCGCCGTTTTGCGAAGAACGGCGGCTTCGAGGACCTCGGCGCCGAGGCCATCGTGAAGGTCAATGTGCACGGCGAAAGCCGCATTTCGGCGGCGGAGGGCAACGGCCCCGTCAATGCGCTGGACCTCGCCCTGCGCAAGGATCTCGGCGCCTATCAAAGATTCATCGACGACGTGCGCCTCGTCGATTACCGCGTGCGCGTCTTTCAGGGCGGCACGGACGCCGTGACGCGCGTGCTGGTCGAATGCGCCGATGGCGCGGGCAATCGCTGGTCGACGGTCGGCGTCTCCGCGAATGTCATCGACGCGTCATTCGAGGCGATTGTCGACGCGATCAATTACAAGCTGCTGATCTCGGGGGCGACCTAG
- a CDS encoding DUF559 domain-containing protein: MTVARARALRKTMTPQEVKLWVQLRKLRPEGFHFRRQAPVDGFILDFACFKHRLIVEIDGSQHAEDSGLRHDARRDAHFAAQGFRTLRFWNSEVDLNLHGVVETILARARETEGEAL, translated from the coding sequence ATGACCGTCGCCCGCGCCCGCGCTTTGCGCAAGACCATGACGCCGCAGGAGGTGAAGCTGTGGGTTCAGCTGCGCAAGCTGAGGCCCGAGGGCTTTCACTTTCGCCGTCAGGCGCCGGTCGATGGATTCATTCTGGACTTCGCGTGTTTTAAACATAGGCTCATCGTCGAGATTGACGGCTCTCAGCACGCGGAAGACAGCGGCCTGCGCCACGATGCGCGCCGGGACGCCCACTTCGCGGCGCAAGGCTTTCGGACGCTGCGGTTCTGGAACAGCGAGGTTGATCTCAACCTGCATGGGGTCGTCGAGACGATCCTCGCCCGGGCGCGTGAGACTGAAGGGGAGGCGTTGTGA
- a CDS encoding GNAT family N-acetyltransferase: MATAPGLRPYLPADAATLAALFRASVEELAAEDYDADQREAWASAADDEAAFASRLAGELTIVALLGGDVAGFASLKDNAIFDMLYVRPDLAGQGVGATLADAIEKLAAARGTKKLTVEASDSARDFFAARGYVAQSRNTVTIAGEWLGNTTMTKELAAPAAGGLQ, translated from the coding sequence ATGGCGACAGCGCCGGGACTTCGACCCTATCTTCCGGCAGACGCCGCAACGCTCGCGGCGCTGTTTCGCGCCAGCGTCGAAGAGCTTGCGGCCGAGGATTATGACGCCGATCAACGCGAGGCCTGGGCCTCGGCCGCTGATGACGAAGCGGCTTTCGCGTCGCGACTGGCCGGCGAACTGACGATTGTCGCGCTGCTTGGCGGCGACGTCGCCGGCTTCGCCTCGCTCAAGGATAATGCAATTTTCGACATGCTCTATGTGCGACCCGATCTCGCGGGGCAGGGCGTCGGCGCCACGCTCGCGGACGCCATCGAGAAGCTTGCCGCGGCGCGCGGAACGAAAAAGCTCACCGTCGAGGCCTCCGACTCGGCGCGCGACTTTTTCGCGGCGCGCGGCTATGTCGCACAGAGCCGAAACACTGTAACGATCGCCGGCGAATGGCTCGGCAACACCACAATGACCAAGGAACTGGCGGCGCCCGCCGCCGGGGGACTGCAGTGA
- a CDS encoding DUF559 domain-containing protein, translated as MQLQLFQAVGGLDAVQSLPFTGRVARARALRKTMTPQEVKLWVHLRKLRPEGLHFVETILARARETEGEAL; from the coding sequence GTGCAGCTTCAACTCTTTCAGGCGGTTGGCGGTCTCGATGCAGTCCAATCCCTCCCCTTTACGGGGAGGGTGGCCCGCGCCCGCGCTTTGCGCAAGACCATGACGCCGCAGGAGGTGAAGCTGTGGGTTCACCTGCGCAAGTTGAGGCCCGAGGGCCTTCACTTCGTCGAGACGATCCTCGCCCGGGCGCGTGAGACTGAAGGGGAGGCGTTGTGA
- the cckA gene encoding cell cycle histidine kinase CckA translates to MTDRTASSAFDRSERPGSAGLVLALALAILAVLGAYFLAPATLTPRFVLLALALFAVAGVFFLFAYAVGLIQVSPRVAGNDITRLIAESTTEGLLVTRGDRQIVYANAAYMDLCGARDASGLQVVERLFSGPPEVSEAIYRLAQAARAGTPHVEELRLSPPLTGGAAVGWYRIKVRPLPQSGSRASLWRVADVTGERQRQEGVFQELQHAIDFLDHAPAGFFSAAPDGAVPYMNRTLATWLGYDLTQVGSGGATIASIVANNGAALLAAVSGAPGEVLTEQIDLDLRCRDGRPLPARLLHQVAFGQDGAAGPSRTLVLNRAAGEKSEEGLRAAEVRFARFFNSTPMAIATLDANGRVLDSNAAFAKLLPRALKAGAAKEGWSLLAGLGERDAEALRKAIEDAIDGKGDVKPVNVSFDEGAGPRSARFFVSPAEDGGQKGATIYALDTTEQRKLQEEFAQSQKMNAVGQLAGGIAHDFNNMLTAIIGYSDFLLSSHRPTDPSFKDIRQIKATAERAAGLTRQLLAFSRRQTLRPQVLQLGDALSELQLLLLRVVGEKNELELRHGRDLWYVKADLTQFEQVIINLLANARDAMPESGGLMQIRTRNVSKEECASFNEPHLVAADYVLVEVEDNGAGIPPEVIEKIFEPFFTTKEVGKGTGLGLSTVFGIVKQSGGFIFASSDVGKGTTFRIFLPRYIPDEKETPKKEIEAKPQGDYTGQGVILLVEDEDAVRSIGARSLKTRGFTVLEATTGLEALEVVEEVGGKIDLIVSDVVMPEMDGPAMYAELRKRGVTAKVIFVSGYAEEAFAKNLPEGEFGFLPKPFSIKQLVETVKAHLPAQG, encoded by the coding sequence GCGACCCTGACGCCGCGTTTCGTCCTGCTCGCCCTCGCCTTGTTCGCCGTGGCCGGCGTCTTCTTCTTGTTCGCCTATGCGGTTGGGCTGATCCAGGTCTCGCCGCGCGTCGCGGGCAACGACATTACGAGGCTCATCGCCGAATCCACGACCGAGGGCCTGCTCGTCACGAGGGGCGACAGGCAGATCGTGTACGCCAACGCGGCCTATATGGACCTCTGCGGCGCCCGAGACGCATCGGGCCTCCAGGTCGTCGAGCGGCTGTTCTCGGGGCCGCCGGAGGTCTCCGAGGCGATCTACCGGCTTGCCCAGGCGGCCCGCGCCGGGACCCCGCATGTCGAGGAGCTGCGCCTGTCGCCGCCGCTCACCGGCGGCGCCGCCGTCGGCTGGTACCGGATCAAGGTGCGGCCGCTGCCGCAATCCGGGTCGCGGGCGTCGCTGTGGCGGGTCGCCGACGTGACCGGCGAGCGCCAACGGCAGGAAGGCGTGTTCCAGGAGCTTCAGCACGCGATCGACTTTCTCGACCATGCGCCAGCCGGCTTCTTCTCGGCCGCGCCCGACGGCGCCGTGCCGTATATGAACAGGACGCTCGCCACCTGGCTCGGCTATGATCTCACGCAGGTCGGATCGGGCGGCGCGACGATCGCCTCGATCGTGGCCAACAACGGCGCGGCGCTGCTCGCGGCGGTGTCCGGCGCGCCGGGCGAGGTGCTCACCGAGCAGATCGACCTCGATCTGCGCTGCCGCGATGGCCGGCCGCTGCCGGCGCGGCTCTTACATCAGGTCGCGTTCGGGCAGGACGGCGCGGCCGGTCCGTCGCGCACGCTCGTGCTCAACCGCGCCGCCGGCGAGAAGTCGGAAGAGGGGCTGCGCGCGGCCGAGGTGCGATTCGCGCGCTTCTTCAACTCGACGCCCATGGCGATCGCAACGCTGGACGCGAACGGGCGCGTGCTCGACTCCAACGCCGCTTTCGCCAAGCTGCTGCCGCGGGCGCTCAAAGCCGGCGCGGCGAAAGAGGGCTGGTCGCTTCTCGCGGGGCTCGGCGAGCGCGACGCCGAGGCGCTGCGCAAGGCCATCGAGGACGCGATCGACGGCAAGGGCGACGTCAAGCCCGTGAATGTCTCCTTCGACGAGGGCGCCGGCCCGCGTTCGGCGCGCTTCTTCGTGTCGCCCGCGGAAGACGGCGGCCAGAAGGGCGCGACCATCTATGCGCTCGACACCACCGAGCAGCGCAAACTGCAGGAGGAATTCGCCCAGTCGCAGAAGATGAACGCGGTCGGCCAGCTCGCGGGCGGCATCGCGCACGACTTCAACAATATGTTGACGGCGATCATCGGCTATTCAGATTTCCTGCTGTCGAGCCATCGCCCGACCGATCCGAGCTTCAAGGACATTCGTCAGATCAAGGCGACGGCCGAGCGCGCGGCGGGCCTCACCCGCCAGCTGCTCGCCTTCTCGCGTCGCCAGACCCTGCGGCCGCAAGTGCTTCAGCTCGGCGACGCGCTTTCAGAACTGCAACTGCTGTTGCTGCGCGTCGTCGGCGAGAAGAACGAGCTCGAACTGCGCCATGGCCGCGATCTTTGGTACGTGAAAGCCGATCTCACGCAGTTCGAGCAGGTGATCATCAATCTGCTCGCCAATGCGCGCGACGCCATGCCCGAGTCGGGCGGGCTGATGCAGATCCGCACCCGCAATGTTTCCAAGGAGGAATGCGCGAGCTTCAACGAGCCGCATCTCGTCGCCGCCGACTATGTCCTCGTCGAAGTCGAAGATAATGGCGCGGGCATTCCCCCGGAGGTGATCGAAAAGATTTTCGAGCCCTTCTTCACCACCAAGGAGGTCGGCAAGGGCACCGGACTCGGGCTCTCGACCGTCTTCGGCATCGTCAAACAGTCGGGCGGCTTCATTTTCGCGTCGAGCGACGTCGGCAAGGGCACGACCTTCCGGATTTTCCTGCCGCGCTACATCCCCGACGAAAAGGAAACCCCGAAGAAGGAGATCGAGGCGAAGCCCCAGGGCGATTATACGGGGCAGGGCGTCATTCTGCTGGTCGAGGACGAGGATGCGGTGCGCTCGATCGGCGCCCGCTCGCTCAAGACGCGCGGCTTCACGGTTCTCGAAGCAACGACCGGCCTCGAGGCGCTGGAGGTCGTAGAGGAGGTCGGCGGGAAAATCGACCTTATCGTCTCCGACGTCGTCATGCCGGAAATGGACGGGCCCGCGATGTACGCCGAACTGCGCAAACGCGGCGTGACCGCCAAGGTGATCTTCGTGTCGGGCTACGCCGAGGAAGCCTTCGCCAAGAACCTTCCCGAAGGAGAGTTCGGCTTCCTGCCCAAGCCGTTCTCGATCAAGCAGCTGGTCGAGACGGTGAAGGCGCATCTCCCCGCGCAGGGGTGA
- a CDS encoding CreA family protein codes for MKSSVETISLCTIALGAALAAGSVSAQEGPDLIFRKSTDFKLLTPNDKLATYVVDDPIIENVACAYTAHEKGGVAGMFGVAEQTSEVSLACNQYGPVKLRKENEKFSQGDLVISERRSLLWKQMHIVRGCDAKRNMLIYMIYSDKLIEGSPENSTSAVPIQPWGGATPPQCKDWVK; via the coding sequence ATGAAGTCTTCTGTTGAAACGATTTCGCTTTGCACGATTGCCCTGGGGGCGGCGCTCGCCGCCGGCTCGGTCTCGGCGCAGGAAGGGCCGGATCTGATCTTCCGCAAGTCCACCGACTTCAAGCTGCTCACGCCCAATGACAAGCTCGCGACCTATGTCGTCGACGACCCGATCATCGAAAACGTCGCCTGCGCCTATACGGCCCACGAAAAAGGCGGCGTCGCCGGCATGTTCGGCGTCGCCGAGCAGACCTCGGAAGTCTCGCTCGCCTGCAATCAGTACGGACCCGTCAAGCTGCGCAAGGAAAACGAGAAATTTTCCCAGGGAGATCTCGTGATCAGCGAGCGCCGGTCGCTGCTGTGGAAGCAGATGCATATCGTGCGTGGGTGCGACGCCAAGCGCAACATGCTGATCTACATGATCTATTCTGACAAGCTCATTGAAGGCTCGCCGGAAAATTCGACCTCCGCGGTCCCGATCCAGCCCTGGGGCGGCGCGACCCCGCCGCAGTGCAAGGACTGGGTCAAGTAA
- a CDS encoding ABC transporter ATP-binding protein/permease, with amino-acid sequence MLRIGQRASGAYGAPDPQDASLSEASLLGTIRRLWPYIWPRGRRDLELRVAVVFGLLIVSKLFNAMTPYAFKWATDALAESGAAALPVLGASAVGFTLLMGAIRIVSVILMQARDGIFAAVAMHAVRRLATDLFIHMHELSLRFHISRKTGGLTRVLERGRNAIETLSRLVMSTGAPTALEMALVLGIFIYQFDWRYGLVLIVTLGAYFAYTTLATNWRIAIRRTMNESDTDANQKAIDSLLNYETVKYFSAERREAERYDRSMAFYEKASTHSYISLAILNAGQTVIYIIGVTTMMVMCVYSIRAGQNTVGDFVLINAMMLQLAQPLNFMGTFYREVRQAIIDIETMFSILSRSPEISDKPDAEPLVVNEGRVVFDNVQFYYDSDRPILKGVSFDAAPGQTIAIVGPSGAGKSTISRLMFRFYEPQGGRITIDGRNILDVTQASLRAAIGMVPQDTVLFNDSIGYNIRYGRWDATDAEVREAAQLAQIDAFIQSVPGGYEAQVGERGLKLSGGEKQRVAIARTILKGPPILILDEATSALDSFTEHEIQEALRRVAKGRTTLVIAHRLSTVVDADEILFLDHGRIIERGRHAELLALGGHYAAMWNRQREAAEARAKLLEAEREEAEAE; translated from the coding sequence ATGCTCAGAATTGGCCAACGCGCGTCGGGCGCCTATGGCGCGCCCGATCCGCAGGACGCTTCCCTTTCCGAAGCCTCGCTCCTTGGAACAATCCGCCGGCTGTGGCCCTATATCTGGCCGCGCGGCCGGCGCGATCTGGAGCTACGCGTCGCTGTCGTCTTCGGGCTGCTGATCGTCAGCAAGCTGTTCAACGCCATGACGCCCTATGCTTTCAAATGGGCGACCGATGCGCTGGCGGAAAGCGGAGCAGCGGCCCTGCCCGTTCTGGGCGCGAGCGCCGTCGGCTTTACGCTGCTCATGGGCGCGATCCGCATCGTGTCCGTCATCCTTATGCAGGCGCGCGACGGCATTTTCGCGGCGGTGGCCATGCATGCCGTCAGGCGGCTGGCGACCGACCTTTTCATCCATATGCACGAACTGTCCCTGCGCTTTCACATCAGCCGCAAGACAGGCGGGTTGACGCGCGTCCTGGAGCGTGGCCGCAACGCGATCGAGACGCTGTCGCGGCTCGTGATGTCCACCGGCGCGCCGACCGCGCTCGAAATGGCGCTCGTGCTGGGAATCTTCATCTATCAGTTCGACTGGCGCTACGGCCTCGTGCTCATTGTCACCCTGGGGGCCTATTTCGCCTATACCACGCTCGCGACCAACTGGCGCATCGCGATCCGCCGCACGATGAACGAGAGCGACACGGACGCCAACCAGAAGGCGATCGACAGTCTGCTCAATTACGAGACGGTAAAGTATTTCAGCGCCGAGCGGCGCGAAGCCGAGCGCTACGACAGATCCATGGCCTTTTACGAAAAGGCCAGCACCCATTCCTATATTTCGCTCGCCATCCTCAACGCCGGCCAGACGGTGATCTACATCATTGGCGTGACGACGATGATGGTCATGTGCGTCTACAGCATTCGCGCCGGCCAAAACACGGTCGGCGATTTCGTGCTCATCAACGCCATGATGTTGCAGCTCGCCCAACCGTTGAATTTCATGGGCACTTTCTATCGCGAGGTGCGGCAGGCGATCATCGACATCGAGACCATGTTCTCGATCCTGTCGCGCAGTCCCGAGATTTCGGACAAGCCGGACGCCGAGCCGCTTGTCGTGAACGAGGGGCGCGTCGTCTTCGACAATGTGCAGTTTTATTACGATTCCGATCGGCCGATCCTGAAGGGCGTGAGCTTCGACGCGGCGCCCGGCCAGACGATCGCCATTGTCGGGCCGTCAGGCGCCGGCAAATCGACGATCTCGCGGCTCATGTTCCGCTTCTACGAGCCGCAGGGCGGCCGGATCACGATCGACGGGCGGAATATTCTCGACGTCACCCAGGCGAGCCTGCGCGCCGCCATCGGCATGGTGCCGCAGGACACCGTGCTCTTCAACGACTCGATCGGCTACAACATCCGTTACGGCCGCTGGGACGCGACCGACGCGGAGGTGCGCGAGGCCGCGCAGCTCGCCCAGATCGACGCGTTCATTCAGAGCGTGCCGGGCGGGTATGAAGCGCAGGTGGGCGAGCGTGGGTTGAAGCTCTCCGGCGGCGAGAAGCAGCGCGTCGCGATCGCCCGCACCATCCTCAAGGGCCCGCCCATCCTCATTCTGGACGAAGCGACCTCGGCGCTCGACAGTTTCACGGAGCATGAAATTCAGGAGGCGCTGCGCCGCGTCGCCAAGGGCCGCACGACGCTCGTCATCGCCCATCGGCTCTCGACCGTCGTGGACGCGGATGAGATTCTCTTCCTCGACCATGGGCGCATCATCGAGCGAGGCCGCCATGCGGAGCTGCTGGCGCTCGGCGGCCATTACGCCGCCATGTGGAACCGCCAGCGCGAGGCCGCCGAAGCGCGCGCCAAACTGCTCGAGGCCGAGCGCGAGGAGGCCGAGGCGGAGTAG
- the cysS gene encoding cysteine--tRNA ligase → MSTPALKIYNTLTRTKELFRPIDAANVRMYVCGPTVYDFAHIGNARPLIVFDVLYRLLRHLAKQGVWDGGRGETKVTYVRNITDVDDKINARAAERGITIRELTEETNRVFQEDVRALGCLEPDVQPRATEHIAQMIAIIERLIASRHAYAADGHVLFDVPSMEAYGRLSRRSLDEMLAGARVDVAPYKRGDMDFVLWKPSKESEPGWESPWGRGRPGWHIECSAMSWAHLGETFDIHGGGIDLVFPHHENEIAQSCCAFGRDVMANYWMHNGFLQVEGEKMSKSLGNFVTIHELLHTDKFGGRKWPGEVLRLAMLRTHYRQPIDWTVKALEEAESSLRRWAEFVQKGETTGNSGNFSHEFAAALADDLNTPLAVSLLHEVLDPMQLDEALKLLGVDVRNYASWIENEKRHAVDARAIESLISARLAARAAKNWAESDRIRDELAAMGVALKDNKDGTTTWEVKR, encoded by the coding sequence ATGTCGACGCCTGCGCTCAAGATCTACAACACGCTGACGCGGACGAAGGAGCTGTTCCGCCCCATCGACGCCGCCAATGTGCGCATGTATGTCTGCGGGCCGACGGTCTATGATTTCGCCCATATCGGCAACGCCCGGCCGCTCATCGTCTTCGACGTGCTGTATCGGCTGCTGCGGCATCTTGCAAAGCAGGGTGTTTGGGATGGCGGCAGAGGCGAGACTAAGGTCACCTATGTCCGCAACATCACCGACGTCGACGACAAGATCAACGCCCGCGCCGCCGAGCGCGGGATCACCATCCGCGAACTGACCGAAGAGACCAACAGGGTCTTCCAGGAAGACGTGCGCGCGCTCGGGTGCCTCGAGCCCGACGTGCAGCCGCGCGCGACGGAACACATCGCGCAAATGATCGCGATCATCGAGCGGCTGATCGCTTCGCGCCACGCCTACGCAGCCGACGGCCATGTGCTCTTCGACGTGCCGTCGATGGAGGCTTACGGGCGTCTGTCGCGCCGTTCGCTCGACGAAATGCTCGCGGGCGCGCGCGTCGACGTCGCGCCCTATAAGCGCGGCGACATGGATTTCGTGCTGTGGAAGCCGTCGAAGGAGAGCGAGCCCGGCTGGGAGAGCCCCTGGGGCAGGGGGCGTCCCGGTTGGCATATCGAATGCTCGGCGATGTCCTGGGCGCATCTCGGCGAGACCTTCGACATACACGGCGGCGGCATCGATCTCGTCTTTCCGCATCACGAGAACGAAATCGCGCAGAGCTGCTGCGCCTTCGGCCGCGACGTGATGGCGAATTACTGGATGCATAACGGATTCCTGCAGGTCGAGGGCGAGAAGATGTCCAAGAGCCTGGGGAATTTCGTGACGATTCACGAATTGCTGCATACGGACAAATTCGGCGGGCGGAAGTGGCCGGGCGAAGTGCTGCGGCTCGCGATGCTGAGGACGCATTACCGGCAGCCGATCGATTGGACCGTGAAGGCGCTCGAGGAGGCGGAATCATCTCTGCGGCGCTGGGCCGAGTTTGTGCAAAAGGGAGAGACGACCGGGAACAGCGGCAACTTCTCTCACGAGTTTGCTGCGGCGCTTGCCGATGATCTCAATACGCCGCTCGCAGTGTCGCTGCTCCATGAGGTCCTTGACCCGATGCAGCTCGATGAGGCGTTGAAGCTTCTTGGCGTTGACGTTCGGAATTACGCGAGTTGGATCGAAAACGAAAAGCGCCACGCGGTCGACGCGCGAGCAATTGAATCGCTCATCTCCGCCCGTCTCGCCGCCCGCGCCGCCAAAAACTGGGCCGAGTCCGACCGCATCCGCGACGAGCTGGCCGCCATGGGCGTTGCGCTCAAGGATAATAAGGACGGCACGACGACGTGGGAGGTCAAGCGGTGA
- a CDS encoding DUF2865 domain-containing protein — protein sequence MRPILGPRAFRKIFTAACCAAVLAPLGLAAPAARAESARCLDLRGQIAKAGAEGMAARYRAGAAKLRAEYSRLAVKGQSMGCDRQTFLFFGEPPPPQCDGINARLSALRGNIAAYEQAALDDSQRQALMARYEVECRNPTIAARQPDPGSFFEELFGVRPPDQAPGLREAPVNPEAGLTDDETFEQGTRRMGGPVALCVRGCDGGFFPITYTAKYSQLDDLDALCKAMCPGAEAKLYTQSQWKGLESAVSIDGEPYADHPNAHKFETRYDASCGCKPPGKSWTEALAEAERILAERNNKDQMVTAEQAEQMSRPILPGDPRARQPIGPAAASVTAPLPEARESGVPPEVFREVVGPDGAKRRVRVVAPML from the coding sequence ATGAGGCCGATTCTGGGGCCAAGGGCCTTCCGCAAAATTTTCACCGCTGCGTGCTGCGCCGCCGTCCTTGCGCCGCTGGGCCTCGCAGCGCCGGCCGCCCGGGCGGAGAGCGCCCGTTGCCTGGATCTGCGCGGACAGATCGCCAAGGCCGGCGCCGAAGGCATGGCGGCGCGCTATCGCGCCGGCGCCGCGAAGCTACGGGCGGAATACAGCCGCCTTGCGGTCAAAGGCCAGTCGATGGGCTGCGACCGGCAGACTTTCCTGTTTTTCGGCGAGCCGCCCCCGCCCCAGTGCGACGGGATCAACGCCCGTCTCAGCGCCCTTCGCGGCAACATCGCCGCCTATGAGCAGGCCGCCTTGGACGACAGCCAGCGTCAGGCCCTCATGGCGCGCTACGAGGTGGAGTGCCGCAACCCCACCATCGCCGCCCGCCAGCCCGATCCGGGAAGCTTCTTCGAAGAGCTGTTCGGCGTCCGCCCGCCGGATCAGGCTCCCGGCCTGCGCGAGGCGCCGGTCAATCCCGAGGCGGGGCTGACCGACGACGAGACGTTCGAGCAAGGGACGCGCCGGATGGGCGGCCCTGTGGCGCTTTGCGTGCGCGGATGCGACGGCGGCTTCTTTCCCATCACTTATACGGCCAAGTATTCCCAGCTCGACGATCTCGATGCGCTCTGCAAGGCCATGTGCCCCGGCGCCGAAGCGAAGCTTTACACGCAATCGCAGTGGAAAGGCCTCGAATCCGCTGTTTCGATCGACGGCGAGCCCTATGCCGACCATCCCAATGCGCACAAGTTCGAGACGCGCTACGACGCTTCCTGCGGCTGCAAGCCGCCCGGAAAAAGCTGGACCGAGGCGCTGGCGGAAGCCGAACGCATTCTCGCCGAGCGCAACAACAAGGATCAGATGGTCACGGCCGAACAGGCCGAGCAAATGTCCCGCCCGATCCTGCCCGGCGATCCGCGCGCCCGGCAACCGATTGGCCCGGCGGCCGCGTCCGTAACGGCCCCCCTTCCTGAGGCGCGGGAGAGCGGCGTCCCCCCGGAGGTCTTCCGCGAGGTCGTCGGACCGGATGGCGCCAAGCGTCGGGTGAGGGTCGTGGCCCCCATGCTTTAG
- a CDS encoding TIGR00730 family Rossman fold protein produces MQKIKNICVYCGSAQGDDLRYAAAAETFGRILAKAGVGLVFGGGSCGLMGITARAVLNAGGRVTGIIPDFLEERELAMQGMTDLIVVDHMHTRKRLMFEKSDAFVALPGGVGTLEELTEQLTWIQLGRHTKPLVIADIAGFWRPLLTLFAHMHNSGFIREGYEVRYLVAERVEDILPMIQTTARRMPKVEETAITERM; encoded by the coding sequence ATGCAGAAGATCAAGAACATTTGCGTCTACTGCGGCTCCGCCCAGGGAGACGACCTGCGCTACGCCGCGGCGGCGGAAACTTTTGGGCGCATTCTGGCCAAAGCCGGAGTCGGACTCGTCTTTGGCGGCGGCTCCTGCGGCCTCATGGGGATAACCGCGCGCGCCGTGCTGAACGCCGGCGGCCGGGTGACCGGTATCATCCCCGACTTTCTGGAAGAGCGCGAACTGGCTATGCAGGGAATGACCGATTTGATCGTCGTCGACCATATGCATACCCGAAAGCGCCTGATGTTCGAAAAATCGGACGCTTTTGTCGCCCTGCCCGGCGGCGTCGGGACGCTCGAGGAGCTGACGGAGCAGTTGACCTGGATTCAGCTCGGGCGGCATACCAAGCCGCTTGTCATCGCCGACATCGCCGGCTTCTGGCGCCCGTTGCTGACGCTCTTCGCCCATATGCACAATTCGGGTTTTATCCGCGAGGGATATGAAGTGCGCTATCTCGTGGCGGAACGCGTCGAGGACATTCTGCCGATGATCCAGACGACCGCGCGCCGCATGCCGAAAGTCGAGGAAACGGCGATTACCGAGCGGATGTGA